A stretch of Anoplolepis gracilipes chromosome 12, ASM4749672v1, whole genome shotgun sequence DNA encodes these proteins:
- the LOC140671987 gene encoding uncharacterized protein, which translates to MGIVNAVALYECPIWATDLAAMRYAKDKFRRIQRSMAVRVIRAYRTVSHTAATVLAGSPLLEFLAAMYAERYNWERGLRRGHSPLPARVKKTIQIHAQRSMVERWSAHLSDPKTAG; encoded by the coding sequence ATGGGCATTGTAAATGCAGTAGCCCTGTATGAATGCCCAATATGGGCGACGGATCTCGCGGCCATGCGTTATGCAAAGGACAAGTTCCGACGCATACAGCGCAGCATGGCCGTGAGGGTGATAAGGGCCTACCGCACGGTGTCCCATACGGCGGCCACGGTCCTGGCGGGTTCGCCCCTCTTGGAGTTCCTGGCCGCAATGTACGCGGAGCGGTATAATTGGGAAAGGGGGCTCAGGAGGGGTCATAGCCCTCTACCAGCCAGGGTCAAGAAGACCATCCAGATCCACGCCCAGCGGTCTATGGTGGAGAGATGGAGTGCCCACCTATCTGACCCGAAGACTGCGGGTTAA